From Bos javanicus breed banteng chromosome 5, ARS-OSU_banteng_1.0, whole genome shotgun sequence, the proteins below share one genomic window:
- the NANOG gene encoding homeobox protein NANOG codes for MSVGPACPQSLLGPEASNSRESSPMPEESYVSLQTSSADTLDTDTVSPLPSSMDLLIQDSPDSSTSPRVKPLSPSVAESTEKEETVPVKKQKIRTVFSQTQLCVLNDRFQRQKYLSLQQMQELSNILNLSYKQVKTWFQNQRMKCKKWQKNNWPRNSNGMPQGPAMAEYPGFYSYHQGCLVNSPGNLPMWGNQTWNNPTWSNQSWNSQSWSNHSWNSQAWCPQAWNNQPWNNQFNNYMEEFLQPGIQLQQNSPVCDLEATLGTAGENYNVIQQTVKYFNSQQQIADLFPNYPLNIQPEDL; via the exons ATGAGTGTGGGCCCAGCTTGTCCCCAAAGCCTGCTTGGCCCCGAAGCATCCAACTCTAGGGAATCTTCACCCATGCCTGAAGAAAGTTACGTGTCCTTGCAAACGTCATCTGCTGACACCCTCGACACGGACACTG tctctcctcttccctcctccatggATCTGCTTATTCAGGACAGTCCTGATTCTTCCACAAGCCCCAGAGTGAAACCACTGTCCCCGTCTGTGGCGGAGagcacagagaaggaagagaCGGTCCCGGTCAAGAAACAAAAGATTAGAACTGTGTTCTCGCAGACCCAGCTGTGTGTGCTCAATGACAGATTTCAGAGGCAGAAATACCTCAGTCTCCAGCAAATGCAAGAACTTTCCAACATCTTGAACCTCAGCTACAAGCAG GTGAAGACCTGGTTCCAGAACCAGAGAATGAAGTGTAAGAAATGGCAGAAAAACAACTGGCCGAGGAATAGCAATGGCATGCCTCAG gGGCCAGCAATGGCAGAATACCCAGGCTTCTATTCCTACCACCAGGGGTGTTTGGTGAACTCTCCTGGAAACCTGCCCATGTGGGGTAACCAGACCTGGAATAACCCCACATGGAGCAACCAGAGCTGGAACAGTCAATCTTGGAGCAACCACTCCTGGAACAGTCAGGCCTGGTGCCCCCAAGCCTGGAATAACCAGCCTTGGAACAATCAGTTCAACAACTACATGGAGGAATTCCTGCAGCCCGGGATCCAGCTCCAGCAGAATTCTCCCGTCTGTGATCTGGAGGCCACCCTGGGAACTGCTGGGGAAAATTATAACGTTATACAGCAAACTGTCAAGTATTTCAATTCCCAGCAGCAGATCGCTGATTTATTCCCAAACTACCCTCTCAACATACAGCCTGAAGATTTGTAA